From the genome of Solibacillus sp. FSL H8-0538:
AATGCCAGCTGCTTCTAGTTGCGCTTTCTCGTCATCTTTAATTGGACGAGATGCATTTGAGAAGTCTGTTTCGCCGTTAATGAATTTTTCAAAGCCGCCACCTGTACCAGATACGCCAACAGATACTCGAACATCCTTTTGTACAGCTGCATATTCTTCAACTAATGCTTCTGTAATTGGCGCTACTGTTGATGAACCATCGCCGACTACATCACCAGTTAATTGCGCTGTGCCAGCTTCAGCTTGTTCGTTGTTGTCAGTTGATGTTGTTGCTTCGTCATCTGAGTTACCACATGCACCTAAAAATAATGCCGATCCTAGTACTGCTGTCATAGATAAGTACTGCCACTTTTTCATTGTTATTCCTCCGTCAAATTCGAATTAAGTTTTCTTACATTCCCTACTATAGAGATAGTTTGTTGAGAACATATAAACCAATTGTAAAGGGTCTGTAAACCATTGTTCAAAATTGTAAAGAACAAAAGCGCTAAAGCGCCTGCTTAGCCCGACAAGTTGCTTGCGAGTCCGAAGTGAAGGCGCTCCCTTTGCCTTCGCCCGAGGGATCGAAGCGACCTCGAGGGGCTGGCGCTTTAGCCTAGACGTTGCATTTACTTTTTTTAAAAGTTGTCCACATGGCGAAAATTTTTTATTTTCTTAACAAGAACAAAAAACGATGCAAGGAGAACCCCTGCATCGTCTTGTAAGCTATTGAACTTTCTTTACTTCTAAAATGTTAGCAAGCATCACTTGATGACTTGTCACGATTGCCGCCTGCTTTTTCGTTTTAGGTGTTGTCACATCCAGCACGATTGTTTTCGCATCTTTACTATGTATGTACCTAGTAAATGCCGCATTATAAAGCGTTTCACCATTTTCCAACTTAATCGTTGCACGCTTTGCCTCTAGTAAATCTCTCATAAATGGATACTTCTTTACATTACGTTTCCGCACCGCTAGCACTAGCCTCGGCTCCAGAAACAAAATAACGAGCTCAAACAGTACCACATACAATATCGTCGTTGAAATAATGATCACGCTTGAGGCATCCGTCATGGACAAGGCAAGCGCATTGCTAATTGCACCTAAGAAAATAACCCCGTGAAATAATTTTTTTCTCATTCTAAAAAATTCCTTTCTCTAAAAAAAATCCCGTAGCCAACACTACGGGATTTTAGATCAATTATTCATTAATTGTTTCTACAGCTTCGTCCTCATTCAGTTTTTTCTCTGTCGTAGGAGAAATCATCGTTTGTTGTACTGAACTTGTTGACACACCTTCATCAGCATATTTCTTTTGTAAATCGAAATAAACGTCCAGAATTTCACGTGCAATATGGTTCGCTTGCGATCTATACTGTTCAAAGTTCGTTGTTGCCCATGGAATCATTACCGCGTACGCTACTTCTGGATTTTCAAATGGTGCAAATCCTACGTGTACGAGGTTTAAAGTATTTGTACCGTATTTATCCTTCTGTGGTCCGTAGTAAACTACTTGGGCAGTACCCGTTTTACCAGCTCCGGTATATGGTGCATTTCTAAATGCAGAACCTGCAGAACCTTGTGAACCAAAGTAAACACGGCGAAGCCCTTCTTTCACATGGTCAATTTCCTCTGTTGAATTTGAAATACGATTTAAAATCGTTGGTGTCACCTCTTGTACGAGTGAACCTATTGTTTCCCCGTCTGTAGAAGGGTTACGAATTTCTTTCAGCATACGGGGCTGAATGCGGTAACCACCGTTTGCAATTGTAGAAATATATTGTGCTAACTGCATCGTTGAATACGTATCAAACTGTCCAATTGCTAAATTGAGGATTTTACCATTATTATCAAGAATCCCCTGGTATCCGGTAGCTTCACCAGGTAAATCGATTCCGGTTGGCACCCCTAAACCAAATTGTGCGTAACCATTACGCATAATTTGTAATGTATCGTCCTTAATTTTAAATGGCATATTATAGTAATACGTTTGGCCTGCAATCGCCATCGCAGTTTTAAACATATAGACGTTAGATGATCGTTCTAGTGCTGTTAAATCATTCAATTGAATACGGCCAGAACGGTTAAAAATAGAACTTTTTGGCACTGTACCCGCAAGTTTAACGGGCTCATCGACAAATGATTGACCTGGAGTAATTGCCCCTGCTGAGTAGCCTGTTAATAAGGTTGCTGCCTTAACTGTAGATCCAGCTTCATAAGCAGTCGTAAATGTTCCGTAAGAATAATCTACAATATAACGCTTGCCGGTCTCCTCATCATATTCAATCTTCTTACCAACTACAGATAATAATTCACCAGTATTTGGATTCATCATGACATAAAAAGCACGGTCTAGTAGACTTGAACTCCCCATTGATTTTAGTTCAAGCAGTTTCTCCTCGACTATTCGCTCTGCTTCTTTTTGCAGCTCAATATCAATAGTGGAAACTAAGTCTTTGCCTGGCTCCCCGTCATAAGTTGTGAGCGTCTCAACAACTTGACCTTGTTTATTTGTTAAGTTTTTAACAACGGATTTTTCACCTTGTAAAATTTCCTCATACTGCGCTTCAAAATAACTTTCGCCGACGCGATCATTACGTGAATAGTCTCGCGCTAAATAATAGTTTAGCTTTGCCTTCGGTACCCCTTTACTCGGCACGGTAGTACGACCTAAAATCGCGAGTGGTGATAAACGTACACGCTTCCAATCGGTCGTCGTGTTAACCCCTGCTAAATCAGCTAGGCGTTCGGATACACG
Proteins encoded in this window:
- a CDS encoding peptidoglycan D,D-transpeptidase FtsI family protein, whose translation is MRKVSPQNRASNVKSKQRSSLTFRMNVLFFTIFVLFSLLIFRLGYLQIVKGEDYVRALERTEEVRVNTSVPRGRIFDRYGRVLVDNQPENAITYTKMQATKTEDMLIIAEQLAQLIDQPTKRVTHRDKLDFWIMKNKEAAYDKVTEDEMKEFRATDEEMEESTVNAELDRRVRERITEEELAQLTDFDIEVLAIYREMTSGYNLSPQIIKSENVTDEEFARVSERLADLAGVNTTTDWKRVRLSPLAILGRTTVPSKGVPKAKLNYYLARDYSRNDRVGESYFEAQYEEILQGEKSVVKNLTNKQGQVVETLTTYDGEPGKDLVSTIDIELQKEAERIVEEKLLELKSMGSSSLLDRAFYVMMNPNTGELLSVVGKKIEYDEETGKRYIVDYSYGTFTTAYEAGSTVKAATLLTGYSAGAITPGQSFVDEPVKLAGTVPKSSIFNRSGRIQLNDLTALERSSNVYMFKTAMAIAGQTYYYNMPFKIKDDTLQIMRNGYAQFGLGVPTGIDLPGEATGYQGILDNNGKILNLAIGQFDTYSTMQLAQYISTIANGGYRIQPRMLKEIRNPSTDGETIGSLVQEVTPTILNRISNSTEEIDHVKEGLRRVYFGSQGSAGSAFRNAPYTGAGKTGTAQVVYYGPQKDKYGTNTLNLVHVGFAPFENPEVAYAVMIPWATTNFEQYRSQANHIAREILDVYFDLQKKYADEGVSTSSVQQTMISPTTEKKLNEDEAVETINE
- a CDS encoding response regulator translates to MRKKLFHGVIFLGAISNALALSMTDASSVIIISTTILYVVLFELVILFLEPRLVLAVRKRNVKKYPFMRDLLEAKRATIKLENGETLYNAAFTRYIHSKDAKTIVLDVTTPKTKKQAAIVTSHQVMLANILEVKKVQ